A stretch of the Lolium perenne isolate Kyuss_39 chromosome 3, Kyuss_2.0, whole genome shotgun sequence genome encodes the following:
- the LOC127342532 gene encoding uncharacterized acetyltransferase At3g50280-like, with translation MVASTAYTVRTVSRRMVRPTYGAMPMPSWEDIQLTPWDLYCLSIKYIQKGILLPRPPAGGEANLVDALASSLSRALGRYYHFSGRLAVDEHGDGTVTIPLRPTGEGAELVHAVAPGVAVADIVGSVVQDFLPLNGVCNADAAIDSSLPVLCAQVTELDDGLFIGMSMNHTVGDGAGFWDFLNAWSAIHRGDEEHMRAPAPVHRRWFVDTSPVPIPVPFSTLQHAVRRLETPPVRLAHGFFTFSAASVKKLKARANDEMLKAGEAATISSLQALVAHLWHAVSRARGLPPGQATSCSLLTGCRGRMRVIPAGYVGNAITLSMTPSCTVGETLDKGLGWTAWQLNRAVGSFDEVKVREWLDRWAREPCFSSPASSSRSRGALLITSSPRFNVFGNDFGWGKPVGLCSGPADKTDGKVSVFEGPEREGSMSLEVSLLPDAMERLVADNEFMEAVAIPRP, from the coding sequence ATGGTAGCGAGCACGGCTTACACCGTCCGGACCGTGTCCCGGCGCATGGTCCGGCCGACGTACGGTGCCATGCCTATGCCGTCGTGGGAGGACATTCAGCTGACACCGTGGGACCTCTACTGCCTCAGCATTAAGTACATCCAGAAGGGGATACTCCTGCCCAGGCCTCCAGCCGGCGGTGAGGCCAACCTAGTCGACGCCCTCGCGTCCTCCCTCTCGCGCGCCCTGGGCCGCTACTACCACTTCTCTGGCCGGCTCGCCGTCGACGAGCATGGCGACGGCACGGTCACCATCCCGCTGCGCCCCACAGGGGAAGGCGCCGAGCTAGTCCACGCGGTGGCGCCCGGCGTGGCCGTGGCGGACATCGTCGGCTCGGTGGTCCAGGATTTTTTGCCCTTGAACGGGGTGTGTAACGCGGACGCGGCCATCGATTCGTCGCTCCCCGTGCTGTGTGCGCAGGTCACCGAGCTCGACGACGGCCTCTTCATCGGCATGTCGATGAACCACACTGTCGGCGACGGGGCGGGCTTCTGGGACTTTCTCAACGCATGGTCGGCGATTCACCGTGGCGACGAGGAACACATGCGTGCCCCGGCGCCGGTGCACCGAAGGTGGTTCGTCGACACGAGCCCCGTGCCAATCCCTGTGCCCTTCAGCACACTGCAGCACGCTGTCCGGCGGCTCGAGACCCCGCCGGTGCGACTGGCACATGGCTTCTTCACCTTCTCCGCCGCTAGCGTGAAGAAGCTCAAAGCGAGGGCGAACGATGAGATGCTCAAGGCAGGGGAAGCAGCCACCATCTCCTCGCTCCAGGCCCTGGTCGCGCACCTGTGGCATGCAGTCTCCCGGGCCCGAGGCCTCCCGCCTGGGCAGGCGACGTCCTGCTCCCTGCTCACTGGGTGCCGGGGGCGCATGCGCGTCATCCCGGCGGGCTACGTGGGAAACGCCATCACGCTCAGCATGACACCGAGCTGCACCGTCGGCGAGACCCTAGACAAGGGGCTGGGCTGGACGGCCTGGCAGCTGAACCGTGCCGTGGGGTCGTTCGACGAGGTAAAGGTGCGGGAATGGCTGGATCGCTGGGCCCGGGAGCCCTGCTTCTCTTCCCCGGCATCTTCCTCCCGCAGCAGGGGTGCACTGCTGATCACGAGCTCGCCGCGGTTCAACGTGTTCGGGAACGACTTCGGGTGGGGAAAGCCGGTAGGCCTGTGTTCCGGCCCCGCGGACAAGACGGACGGCAAAGTGTCGGTGTTCGAGGGGCCGGAGCGGGAAGGGAGCATGTCACTGGAGGTGTCCTTGTTGCCCGATGCCATGGAGAGGCTCGTCGCCGACAACGA
- the LOC127342533 gene encoding uncharacterized protein, with amino-acid sequence MGESDHYKTLGLRRDASKAQVKAAFSRLALLHHPDRHARADAATRAEATRRFRLAYDAYHVLYDDTRRAEYDLRTAPSPSSGWSRFGVGGGKSGSSSASTSSGDRYGRTSSSSSPDPGRHRYRHGGYQDWPSATRRGNESLGVWMKANWWPLLYCALRTVELVVDGCRKYNAWKSSRKESIEKEAAKSKEKMGDEPLEEEEYVVV; translated from the exons ATGGGCGAGTCCGACCACTACAAGACGCTGGGGCTCCGGCGAGACGCCAGCAAGGCCCAGGTCAAGGCCGCCTTCTCCCGCCTCGCCCTCCTCCACCACCCCGACCGCCACGCCCGCGCCGACGCCGCAACCCGCGCCGAAGCCACCCGCCGCTTCCGCCTCGCGTACGACGCCTACCACGTCCTCTACGACGACACCCGCCGCGCCGAGTATGACCTCCGCACCGCCCCCTCCCCCTCCTCGGGTTGGAGTCGCTTCGGGGTCGGCGGCGGCAAGTCCGGCTCCTCCTCGGCCTCGACCTCGAGTGGCGATAGGTATGGcaggacctcctcctcctcctccccggatCCGGGTCGCCACAGGTACCGCCACGGCGGCTACCAGGACTGGCCTTCCGCGACTCGGAGGGGAAACGAAAGTCTGGGCGTTTGGATGAAGGCGAATTGGTGGCCCTTGCTCTACTG TGCACTGAGGACCGTAGAACTTGTGGTAGATGGCTGCAGGAAGTATAATGCCTGG AAATCATCAAGGAAGGAGTCGATAGAGAAGGAAGCAGCAAAGTCAAAAGAGAAGATGGGCGATGAGCCGTTAGAAGAGGAAGAGTATGTAGTAGTCTAG